The genome window AAGCATCTTCCACGTTTCCAAATTTCAATATTCTGGCTTTAATTATTTTGCCTTCATAGTTGTAAGAATTATCAAACCATTAATTATACAGgctggcttattttttttttctatttcaagtcaTAAAAAGATGTGTTTGAGTTACGCAAGCAATAAATTATGCCTGTAAGttgaatctctttttaaaatgatattttgcaatttaAAGATACATAATTGGTCTAACAATGCCAATGTTTCTCCATTGCCTCTGGAAAAGGAGCAGCTCTCTGCTAAGAAGCAATGATTATATCACATATGCTACTAATTTCTTAGAAACCAGGGCAAATAATTCATTTCCAAAGGAGTTCATACATTGCGACATAAATACTCTCAGTATTTATAACTCAGCCGCGTAGTGGGGTCGGGGTAAGCGAGAATTTTCAAGACACAACACTGAGTATGGAGtgataatgaggaaaaaattcAGATGTAGAACTCTTCGATTTCTTGAGTTGGGGGTCCAGGGGGCTCTGCAAGTTGTTGGAGGTTGTCACTGATTTGCTTAACTTCTGAAGAATGGGAAGTGGGGGGCTCAGAGGTCTCCTTGAGTGTGGAGGAGGATGCAAAGGGAGATGCTGCAGATGACGAGATAGAGCTGGATGACCCCTCAGTAAATGAGGAAAGGGATGTGCAGGAGGCCTCTGCCGGCACACCACTTGAAGCAGACAGTGGCCTTCCTTTGGAAGCTCCCTGCTTTGGCCAATGGGGCTGACATTTTCTTGGAGGGAGGAAAGTTTCCAAATTATTACAAAACCCACTAGGAGCTGAATAGGCTGAGACCACAGACAAGTCCGAGAAAGAAAGTTTTAGGCCTGTGTCCACATCAGTTTCTTGAGCACCCTCTAAGTCATCAACAGATAGCTTGGGGTTCTGTTTCGGTTCAGATTCCTCTACAGCTGGGGAACCTCTGTTTAAAAGCCAGAGTGGTCCAGCCACGGGCAAGGAGTCAGAGGTTGTTCCTCCAGTGGGCAAACAAAACAATGACTTGCTCCTTGGGAATGACCAGGCTGGGTAGCGAGCATTGCTGTTCCTTTGAGTCCATTCTCCCTGATCGCCAGGAGCCAGGTCAGGCTGGTAGAGCCCATTGGCTGGACGGCCTGATGGCGGCTGCTGGCTGCTACTGAGTGTGCGACTCCGTGGAATGAAGCTAGatggagggatgaaggaagaagtCTTCTCTGAGTAGCAATGAAGCTTGCTGGCCTTAGAAGATTTCCTATACAAACTGTGTGCCTGTTGGGGAAATAGGAAAAGACTTCATTAATATGGGATGGTTAGTCTCCTGGTGACATATTTGCAATGTTAAATGTTAAACTTGCTATAAATCATTGTCTTGAATCATTAGAGAAGCCTAGAGGAATGCTGTGAAAACTCATTGGAGAgagatattctctttctctctctgtctctgtctctctctctctccacacacacatatacatacacaccctGAATTTCTGTCTTattaccaattctaagacagaagggcaagggctaggcaaacagggttaagtgacttgcccaaggtcacacagctaggaagtggctgagcccatatttgaacccaggtcctcctggcttgATGCTCTATCCCTTGTGCCACCAACCTACCTCTGGTGGTATTATACTTAAATGTCAGTAACAATAATCACaaaaagtaataattaataataataataataagtgttTACCAAATTCTAAAGGAAAGATTACACAAGAATACTCAGAAAgattactttataaaatatatggggTGACCCAAACTCATGGTGAAATGAaatgtatcaaaaatgaaattttgccCTTTCTGAAAAATAAGTTCCTTTCAACATCAGAGAAGAGTGGAATGTTGTTCCCAGAGAAGGATgaacccattttctttcttttgagagATATCTTAATATATTGGAAGAAACAATCTGGTGTCAGAGCAAATCCTAGCTGTGCTACTTACAACCTGTGTGACCTAAGGTAAACTATTTAAcctttttgggtctcagttttgtcATATATAAAATGGCGTGAGTGGTGTACAATATGGTATCTTAAGTTGATTCCACCTATAAATCTATGACCCCCgtaacccagaaaaaaatggaaaatagtagtTGTCATAGTTGTAGTCATAGTCGTCATAGTAGGGAGAAATCATAATAGACATAGTAGGGAGAAATCATGAAGAAGGCAAAACAGAGTTAGATTATAGGACCTGATGGTAAAAACTTCaactctctaggcctcagttttctcatgtgtaaaatgaagaggttgaataAAATAACCTTTGAAGTCTTCTTCCAGCTCTTTAGCTATAATCCTACAAGACAGGGGAAATAGGGAAGCAGGTGGCTCCCCCTTCATTATCCCTGTCTTTCCATATTGTAACAAATATGGAGGAAGGTAGTAACATCTTCTATTAACTTGGATTATAGAAATGCATGCTTATAGTTTTCAATTGTATCAAATAGCTCAATTTTAGAACCTGTCAGGATTAAGATAAAATCCTAGAGTTTGCCTCAACAGAGGATACTAAACACACCCTGTCATGAGTAAAGcacaattaagaaaaagaaattgccttGTATTCCATGCATTTAGCCCCAGAAGTCTGCTAACAATTAGAGGGTATCGATTATTCTCCCTCTATCTCATTTACTTTTTATGATAACTGGACTATCCAGTAAGCTATGGGAGTCATTAATTAGCAGATTTAATCCCAACTGGCAGAGAT of Gracilinanus agilis isolate LMUSP501 unplaced genomic scaffold, AgileGrace unplaced_scaffold20422, whole genome shotgun sequence contains these proteins:
- the LOC123254359 gene encoding protein FAM124A-like translates to AHSLYRKSSKASKLHCYSEKTSSFIPPSSFIPRSRTLSSSQQPPSGRPANGLYQPDLAPGDQGEWTQRNSNARYPAWSFPRSKSLFCLPTGGTTSDSLPVAGPLWLLNRGSPAVEESEPKQNPKLSVDDLEGAQETDVDTGLKLSFSDLSVVSAYSAPSGFCNNLETFLPPRKCQPHWPKQGASKGRPLSASSGVPAEASCTSLSSFTEGSSSSISSSAASPFASSSTLKETSEPPTSHSSEVKQISDNLQQLAEPPGPPTQEIEEFYI